The nucleotide window TTGTAATGTCTTAGTCATTTCATGAAATTCTGCGTCTGTTCTAAGAATCTTTAGGCGATTATACATCGTTTTTCGTAGATAAGAGTTTAACTCATTAAGATTTATCGTAATTCTAGTGGCTGCTGAATAGTAATTTTGTATCCCCATAACGATAGTATTAAAATTCCAAACGGTTTGATTACTAGGATGTTTTTGAACAGCTTTGATTGCTTCTTTTATTTTGTTGGAAGCATTTAGCTTTGCTTTCTTAGACATATTTGACTTGGCTACATAGCCAAATCTCGTTTTGCCCTTTCTAACTGCCTTAATGGAAAACCCTAAAAATTCGGAAGAATTTTTCTTTAGGTTTATTACCTTAGACTTTTCTTCACTAGTTTCGAGGTGCAGTCTAGTCATCAGAAAATCTTTAATTGCGCAGTTCATTCTGATTGCTTGTGAACGTGTGCGACAAAGCACCTTGAAGTCGTCCGCATAGCGGACAATATAACACTCTTTTAGTTTAGACTTCTTTAGTGCTTGATATTTAATCCCATTTGTTTTGTATTGAAACTCAGTTGTGAAAGTTTCCCATTGATTACTTATCCACCAATCAAGTTCATTTAAAACGATATTTGAAAGTAGTGGAGATAGAATGCCACCTTGCGGTGTTCCTTTAGATGGTACACCTTCACCGTGAATTTCAGCTTTTAATAGTTTTGAAATAATGGCGATTAACGACCTATCCCTTATGCCTAAAGACCAAATTTGTTTTAAGAGTTTACTATGATTAACATTATCAAAGAAACCTTTAATATCTACATCAATACAATGGTGAAGCCCAGATTGATTAATTAAAAATTCAAATCTTGCTTTTGCATGATGGGTATTTCTATTCGGTCTGAATCCATAACTATGCTTATGAAACTTAGCTTCACAAATCGGTTCTAATACTTGCAGAATGCACTGTTGAAAAATCCTATCCCAAATGGTTGGAATTCCTAGAGGTCGAGTCTTACCATTCACTTTTGGAATCAAGACACGTCTGACTTTTTGTGGTTCATACGATTGAAACATCTGCTGAACCTTTACTATTACATCTTCCACTGACAAATGACTAATATCTTTAATTGTTAATTTATCTGTGCCTGCCGTTTTACTTCCAGTGTTTCTTTTAATATTTCGATAGGCAAGACGTATGTTTTCATTAGAACTCATCAATTCTATTAATCCATAAAACTTATCACCATTGGTACTACGAGCATAAAGGGAATCGAAACACCCTTGTAGATTGTAATACTCGTTATGCCTCAGTTTCTTCCGTTTCAATAAGTCAGCTACCCCTTTCGGAGTTAAACCTCTTTTAGTCTCACGAGAACCTTATTAACCGATAAAGATCTGTCTTACATGGTTGAATGATTCTTCATTAGTCTAGTGGCTATCCCTCTGTGTTGATTAGACACTTCATTGGTAACGTGCCACCACTTTCACTGATACAAAAAAAGTTATACCATAACTAATATCATTATGGCTTTCCTTATTACCATTTCATCAGAAGTAAGTCTTCCATGTTATCAGCTTACAACGTTGAATTATATCTATTATAGAATGAACTTAGGTGCTTCCTGTAAGCCTGTTAACTTTCATACGCCTATAACGTACCGTGGATTTTCATATAAGTTAGTCTTACTCACCCACAGTTAACCTCACATTTTTGGTGATATACACATTTCTATGTATTGCAGTTCTAGACCCGTACATTCAGAAGTTTGTCAGCTTAACCTTTTTCTTTTAGGTTTATTCGCATACTCACCATATTCATTCAACTCAAGCATCATGATTTACACCACCATCGCGGGTAGGCTTTCGTCAGCTAAACTTCACTGGTACGGTAAATTCTTACGCCTTTTCACCGAGCTCTTAACACTATCATCCTTACTGAATTCAGTGCTAATCGACTAAGAGAGAACCCTTCCGAGCGTTACCTCTTCATTTGATTCTTCGATATAATCCTTCAATTCCACATGGAATTGCCTAGCCTTTACCAGAGAAATGTGACCATCCTCCATTTAAGCTAGGAACATTTCGCACAACTATCCTGCCCGTTAGTTTAAGATCAACATTTCACAAACTAACAGTTATTTATAAATATATTTTACCAGAAAATACAGAATTATTGTTTTTATTTTCCACAAATAAGGAAATAATTCATCAAAAGAAGATAAATATATTGGAGGGATCAAGTAGTGCAACTAACGAAAGCCTGGGAAATATACAAGGCCGAGAAACGAATTGAAGGATTTTCACCCCATACCTTAAACGCCTACT belongs to Bacillaceae bacterium S4-13-56 and includes:
- the ltrA gene encoding group II intron reverse transcriptase/maturase, producing the protein MKRKKLRHNEYYNLQGCFDSLYARSTNGDKFYGLIELMSSNENIRLAYRNIKRNTGSKTAGTDKLTIKDISHLSVEDVIVKVQQMFQSYEPQKVRRVLIPKVNGKTRPLGIPTIWDRIFQQCILQVLEPICEAKFHKHSYGFRPNRNTHHAKARFEFLINQSGLHHCIDVDIKGFFDNVNHSKLLKQIWSLGIRDRSLIAIISKLLKAEIHGEGVPSKGTPQGGILSPLLSNIVLNELDWWISNQWETFTTEFQYKTNGIKYQALKKSKLKECYIVRYADDFKVLCRTRSQAIRMNCAIKDFLMTRLHLETSEEKSKVINLKKNSSEFLGFSIKAVRKGKTRFGYVAKSNMSKKAKLNASNKIKEAIKAVQKHPSNQTVWNFNTIVMGIQNYYSAATRITINLNELNSYLRKTMYNRLKILRTDAEFHEMTKTLQ